AAAAGCCTGGCCCGACTGGGCGCCTGGGCGCAATACCCGCTTCCCCATCATGGGCTGTCCCGATTGATGGGGCAAATTACCCGGCGACGCCACCCCTGGATACGCCGTCCCCTGATCCGCTGGTTCATGAACCGTTACCGGGTGGACCTGAGCGAGGCCGTGGAGCCCGAGCCCAGCGCCTACCCGGACTTCCAAGCCTTTTTCACCCGGGCCCTGAAACCGGACGCGCGGCCCATCTGCGAGCATCCGGACGGCATCGCCAGTCCTGCCGACGGCGCGGTCAGCGAAACGGGCGCGCTCCAGGATGGTCGAACCGTACACGCCAAGGATACCGCGTTCCGGGCTCGGGAGCTCCTGGGCGGCTCGGACGCACTGGCCGACCCGTTCGCGGACGGCAGCTTTTTCACCGTGTATCTGGCGCCCCGTGATTACCACCGGGTCCACATGCCCGTGGACGGACGGCTCCGGGAGATGGTGCACATCCCCGGCCGCGCTTTCAGCGTGAGCCCCGTAACCACGGCGCATGTGCCCAACCTCTTTGCCCGGAACGAGCGGGTCGTGGCGCTGTTTGATACAGCGGCGGGTCCCATGGCGGTGGTTCTGGTGGGTGCCATGCTGGTGGCGACCATCGGCACGGTATGGGCCGGGACCATCACGCCGCCCACCCGGCGGCGCATCCGCCACTGGCACTACGCTGAAAACGGGAAGAGGCCGGTCAGCCTGCGCAAGGGAGAGGAATTGGGCTGGTTCAACCTGGGGTCCACGGTGATCGTCCTGTTCGGACCCGGGAAAGCCCGCTGGTCGGACGGCCTGTCCGCCGGACAGCGCGTTCTTACCGGGGATTGCGTGGGCCGGCTGTCGACGACGCCCTGATCGGACCCGCGGAAACGTTACTGGATGGGATCCTGGCGGATCTGCTTGAGGAAGGTGAGCACCGCCCGCCGGTTCGCCTTCTGCTGCATGACCTTGAGCTTGGGCATGTCCAGGGGAAAATCATCGGCGATGGAGCGGGCATAGGAATCCCCGCTCTCCACCAGGGCCTTGGGATCCTTGAGCCACTTCATGAGCCAGCGCTCGGAGGGGACGCGGTCGAGCACCCCGGCGAGGCCCGGACCGGTGGCCTGCCCCTTTTCCTGAAGGGTATGGCATTGCACGCACACTTTGAAGAATATCTTCTGGCCTTTGGCGACCTCCGCCGTGGATTGGGCCCGGGCATCCGGGGCACTGGCCGCAGCGAGCACGAAAGCGGCCGGAAGCAGGAACGCGCCCAGGGCCTTCCGGACACGACGGGACCGCTCATGCATAGGTTCGGCTCCTGAGTGAAGGCCAGCCACCAGCAGGCCGCCCCGGTGGCGGCCGCGGCCCCGAGGTTGAAGGGCCATTGCGCGAAAGGCTACCCTATTAACTGTAAGATGCGTTCTATCGAGGATCAAATGG
This window of the Thiohalorhabdus sp. Cl-TMA genome carries:
- a CDS encoding c-type cytochrome, producing MHERSRRVRKALGAFLLPAAFVLAAASAPDARAQSTAEVAKGQKIFFKVCVQCHTLQEKGQATGPGLAGVLDRVPSERWLMKWLKDPKALVESGDSYARSIADDFPLDMPKLKVMQQKANRRAVLTFLKQIRQDPIQ
- the asd gene encoding archaetidylserine decarboxylase (Phosphatidylserine decarboxylase is synthesized as a single chain precursor. Generation of the pyruvoyl active site from a Ser is coupled to cleavage of a Gly-Ser bond between the larger (beta) and smaller (alpha chains). It is an integral membrane protein.), encoding MTVRKSLARLGAWAQYPLPHHGLSRLMGQITRRRHPWIRRPLIRWFMNRYRVDLSEAVEPEPSAYPDFQAFFTRALKPDARPICEHPDGIASPADGAVSETGALQDGRTVHAKDTAFRARELLGGSDALADPFADGSFFTVYLAPRDYHRVHMPVDGRLREMVHIPGRAFSVSPVTTAHVPNLFARNERVVALFDTAAGPMAVVLVGAMLVATIGTVWAGTITPPTRRRIRHWHYAENGKRPVSLRKGEELGWFNLGSTVIVLFGPGKARWSDGLSAGQRVLTGDCVGRLSTTP